One region of Manis pentadactyla isolate mManPen7 chromosome 9, mManPen7.hap1, whole genome shotgun sequence genomic DNA includes:
- the LOC118907986 gene encoding olfactory receptor 5T1-like → MSGSTSDLHSHGTQLKNVTEVTTFILMGFTNDFEVQVFLFLLFLTIYIFTLVGNLGMVTLVIGDSHLHNPMYYFLSVLSFLDACYSSVITPKMLVNFLSENKSISFLGCAAQMCLFITFGTTESFLLAAMAYDRYVAIYNPLLYSVSMSPRVYVPLIIFCYVGGILHGILHTVATFSLSFCASNEVRHVFCDIPPLLALSCSDTHINQLLVFYFTGAIEISTILIVLISYGFILVAILRMHSAEGRRKVFSTCGSHLTGVSIFHGTVLFMYVRPTSSYSLDQDMIVSVFYTIVIPMLNPMIYSLRNKDVKDAMKRVFGKNWDLDKVHFSH, encoded by the coding sequence atgtCAGGGTCAACATCAGATTTACATTCACACGGGACTCAGTTGAAAAATGTGACTGAAGTCACCACATTTATACTGATGGGCTTCACAAATGACTTTGAGGTGCAAGTCttcttatttttactatttctaaCAATCTATATTTTTACTCTGGTAGGAAATTTGGGGATGGTTACTTTAGTCATTGGGGATTCCCATCTCCACAACCCGATGTACTATTTTTTGAGTGTGTTATCATTCTTGGATGCCTGCTATTCTTCAGTTATCACTCCAAAAATGTTGGTCAATTTCTTATCAGAGAATAAATCCATTTCATTCCTTGGATGTGCAGCACAAATGTGTCTCTTTATTACTTTTGGAACCACAGAGTCCTTTCTCTTGGCAGCAATGGCATATGATCGCTATGTGGCAATCTACAACCCTCTCCTGTATTCAGTGAGCATGTCACCCAGAGTTTATGTGCCACTCATCATTTTCTGCTATGTTGGTGGCATCCTGCATGGTATTTTGCACACAGTAGCCACATTTAGTCTCTCCTTCTGTGCATCCAATGAAGTCAGACATGTCTTCTGTGACATCCCTCCTCTCCTCGCTCTTTCTTGCTCTGACACTCACATAAACCAGCTTTTAGTCTTCTACTTTACAGGTGCTATTGAGATATCCACTATCCTGATAGTCCTGATCTCTTATGGTTTCATTCTGGTGGCCATTCTGAGGATGCATTCTGCTGAAGGGAGGCGAAAAGTCTTTTCTACATGTGGCTCTCACTTAACTGGAGTGTCCATTTTTCATGGAACAGTTCTCTTCATGTATGTGAGACCAACTTCCAGCTACTCTTTGGACCAGGACATGATAGTGTCTGTATTTTACACCATTGTGATTCCAATGCTGAATCCCATGATCTATAGCTTGAGGAACAAAGATGTAAAAGATGCAATGAAAAGAGTGTTTGGAAAAAATTGGGATCTTGATAAAGTGCACTTTtcacattaa